Within Moraxella osloensis, the genomic segment GCGAGTAGCAATACTACGAAACTGCTTTAATCGTGCAAATGCATTCTCGACTAAGTGGCGTAATTTATAAAGGTAGCTATCAAAATCAGGGTTAGGTTGCTTGGCATTTTTACGCTTTGGTATAATAGCTTTCATACCGTGTTCTATCGCTTTATCTCTGATTTCTTGCGAGTCATACCCTTTGTCAGCGATAAAATATTGAGCTTCTTGTATGACTTCTATCAAGTCGTTTGCAACTTGACTGTCATGCACGTTACCCCCAGTGACTTTAAAATCGAGCGGATTTCCATGCGAGTCCACACATAGGTGTATTTTTGTCGTGTTTCCGCCACGGCTTTGTCCAATTGCTCTATCGAAACCACGCCGAGCTCCACTTGCATGTTGATGACACCGTACATAACTTCCGTCGATGAATACCCATTCTTTGTCAATTTCTTTTCGTAGATCAAAAAAAAATTCTGCCACAAGCCTTTTTTAGACCATCGGTTAAAGCGGTTATAAGCGGTTTTCCATGACCCTAGCTCAATAGGTATGTCTCGCCATGGTGCACCTGTTCTTAGCTTCCATAGTATGGCTTCCATAACAGTACGGTCGTTCTTCCATTGATGACAGCCGTGCGCTTTCATGGTTGTTTGTAATTGTTCCCATATGTTGTCAGTTATTGCGGTTCTCGCCA encodes:
- a CDS encoding IS5 family transposase (programmed frameshift); the protein is MARTAITDNIWEQLQTTMKAHGCHQWKNDRTVMEAILWKLRTGAPWRDIPIELGSWKTAYNRFNRWSKKGLWQKFFFDLRKEIDKEWVFIDGSYVRCHQHASGARRGFDRAIGQSRGGNTTKIHLCVDSHGNPLDFKVTGGNVHDSQVANDLIEVIQEAQYFIADKGYDSQEIRDKAIEHGMKAIIPKRKNAKQPNPDFDSYLYKLRHLVENAFARLKQFRSIATRYEKLARNFKSMLYLACSIIHAKLN